In the genome of Tannockella kyphosi, one region contains:
- a CDS encoding NfeD family protein, with protein sequence MITLWLLIIIISIIIEAITTDLVSIWFGLGAIIAMLGSLFGFNDSIQIALFIIATATSLIVTRPIAKKYFKTNVVPTNSDRLIGKHAVVIKEINQDSKGEVKVLSSFWAASSFDNSHIACGSYCEVLAIEGAHLIVKQIES encoded by the coding sequence ATGATAACATTATGGTTGCTTATTATTATTATTAGTATTATTATAGAAGCAATTACTACTGATTTAGTAAGTATATGGTTTGGGCTAGGTGCCATTATAGCGATGCTTGGATCTTTGTTTGGTTTCAATGATTCTATTCAAATAGCACTCTTTATTATTGCAACTGCCACATCTTTAATTGTCACTAGGCCAATAGCAAAAAAATATTTTAAGACCAATGTTGTTCCTACCAATAGTGATCGATTAATTGGAAAACATGCAGTAGTAATAAAAGAAATAAACCAAGATTCAAAAGGAGAAGTAAAAGTATTATCGTCTTTTTGGGCAGCATCTAGTTTTGATAACTCACATATTGCATGTGGTAGTTATTGTGAAGTATTAGCAATTGAAGGAGCACATTTGATTGTAAAACAAATAGAAAGTTAG
- the deoD gene encoding purine-nucleoside phosphorylase has product MPTPHNEAQMGQIAKTVLMPGDPLRAKFLADTYLENVTQFNAVRNMFGYTGTYKGKEVSIMGSGMGMPSIGIYSFELFTQYGVENIIRIGSAGGYSKDVHVRDIILVQGSCTDSNFAHQYELPGTYSAISDFGLLFDAVTKAKEMGVNYHVGNVLASDVFYHADKGNVEKWASMGVLAVEMESYALFATAAYLKKKAFTLLTVSDSLVLDEDTSPEQREKTFTDMMEIALEISR; this is encoded by the coding sequence ATGCCAACACCACATAATGAAGCCCAAATGGGACAAATTGCAAAAACTGTATTAATGCCAGGGGATCCTTTAAGAGCAAAGTTTCTTGCAGATACTTATTTAGAAAATGTAACACAATTTAATGCTGTTCGTAATATGTTTGGATATACTGGAACTTATAAAGGAAAAGAAGTTTCTATCATGGGTTCGGGGATGGGAATGCCTTCTATTGGTATTTATAGTTTTGAATTATTTACACAATATGGTGTAGAAAATATTATTAGAATTGGTTCAGCTGGAGGATATTCTAAAGATGTTCATGTTCGTGATATTATCTTAGTACAAGGAAGTTGTACAGATAGTAATTTTGCACATCAATATGAATTACCAGGTACGTATAGTGCGATATCTGATTTTGGCTTATTATTTGATGCTGTAACGAAAGCAAAAGAAATGGGTGTAAATTACCATGTCGGTAATGTTCTTGCATCTGATGTATTCTATCATGCTGATAAAGGGAATGTAGAGAAATGGGCTTCTATGGGAGTTTTAGCAGTAGAAATGGAATCTTATGCATTGTTTGCAACAGCAGCTTATTTAAAGAAAAAAGCATTTACTTTATTAACTGTTTCCGATTCATTAGTTTTAGATGAAGATACGTCTCCAGAACAAAGAGAAAAGACATTTACGGATATGATGGAAATTGCATTGGAGATTAGTCGATAA
- a CDS encoding HAD family hydrolase, protein MRRVALFDFDNTLIKGDSIHKLVLYYLKQNPISFLYLWKVAYYYICYVLGIFRIEKAKDALLFPLKKMSTKEIDLFIEKEIVPNLYENVVQELEDKKEQGFLIFIVSASAEKYLKRIPLPADYFIGTRYKDNQLVGKNCVSINKVPRIEKVLKEENIEIDYDNSYGYSDSPLDIPMLDMVKNRIQVELKTGMMKEYSFVKEEDKQKTNPEEN, encoded by the coding sequence ATGAGACGAGTTGCATTATTTGATTTTGATAATACATTAATTAAAGGAGACTCTATTCATAAATTAGTATTGTATTATTTAAAACAAAATCCGATATCTTTCTTATACTTATGGAAAGTAGCTTATTATTATATATGTTATGTTCTAGGAATATTTAGAATTGAAAAAGCAAAAGATGCTTTATTGTTCCCACTTAAAAAAATGTCTACAAAAGAAATTGATCTTTTTATAGAAAAAGAAATAGTTCCTAATCTTTATGAAAATGTAGTACAAGAATTAGAAGATAAAAAAGAACAAGGATTCCTTATCTTTATTGTTTCTGCTTCTGCAGAAAAATACTTAAAAAGAATTCCTTTACCAGCAGATTATTTTATTGGTACTAGATATAAAGATAATCAATTAGTAGGTAAAAATTGTGTTTCCATAAACAAAGTACCTAGAATAGAAAAGGTTCTAAAAGAAGAAAATATTGAAATTGATTATGATAACTCTTATGGATATTCAGATTCTCCATTAGATATACCAATGTTAGATATGGTAAAAAATAGAATTCAAGTAGAATTAAAAACAGGTATGATGAAAGAATATAGCTTTGTAAAAGAAGAAGATAAACAAAAAACCAACCCAGAAGAAAACTAG
- a CDS encoding DUF378 domain-containing protein: MDLIQKIALVFTIVGALNWGLIGLFSFNLVEALFGVNSFITMLIYIVVGVAGLINIMLLFYDLNTIHD, from the coding sequence ATGGACTTAATACAAAAAATTGCATTAGTTTTTACTATTGTAGGTGCACTAAACTGGGGGTTGATTGGATTATTTTCTTTCAACTTAGTAGAAGCACTCTTTGGTGTTAATAGTTTTATAACGATGCTTATCTATATTGTTGTCGGAGTAGCAGGGCTTATTAATATTATGTTACTATTCTATGATTTAAATACTATTCATGATTAA
- a CDS encoding LolA family protein, with product MNKKQIMIISIFVVVLLSVVFFLTKGKSLEEQLEIVSQYDTYTMSCNMELLENDDLKSFQIDVVYQKEGEYYKVTIYDKSLNQSQVIVRNEEGVFVVTPSLNQTFQFQSEWPTSQPKPYIYVSLLEAIEEGSVDSIEDGYLVKQDITYENDDRVTSQEIYFDEELHPVLVQVYDQDGLEIIKVEITSFEENVSLEQDTFNPDVIVNDVTVSYVEQMESSLPLYPVTSLGASLVSQEISVIGDVTNHILQFSGETSFTVVQSVDMGASEVVTTQVYDEVVDLVDGIGFYSDNQLTMIQSGILCSVYSTELTKEEMMDVINSLQVSSIK from the coding sequence ATGAATAAAAAACAAATAATGATAATTAGTATATTTGTAGTAGTTTTATTAAGTGTTGTATTCTTTTTAACAAAAGGGAAGTCATTAGAAGAACAATTAGAAATTGTATCACAATATGATACATATACTATGTCTTGTAATATGGAATTATTAGAAAATGATGACTTAAAATCATTTCAAATTGATGTTGTATATCAAAAAGAAGGGGAATATTACAAAGTAACCATCTATGATAAATCATTAAATCAATCTCAAGTAATAGTTCGTAATGAGGAAGGTGTTTTTGTTGTAACGCCCTCTTTAAATCAAACATTCCAATTTCAAAGTGAATGGCCTACTAGCCAACCAAAACCTTATATTTATGTTTCTTTGTTAGAAGCAATTGAAGAAGGTAGTGTAGATTCGATAGAAGATGGTTATTTAGTAAAACAAGATATTACTTATGAAAATGATGATCGTGTAACAAGTCAAGAAATCTATTTTGATGAAGAATTACATCCTGTATTAGTACAAGTATATGATCAAGATGGTTTAGAGATTATTAAAGTAGAGATAACAAGTTTTGAAGAAAATGTTTCTTTAGAACAAGATACTTTTAATCCAGATGTTATTGTTAATGATGTAACGGTAAGTTATGTAGAACAAATGGAAAGTAGTTTACCTTTATATCCAGTAACTTCTTTAGGGGCTTCTTTAGTGAGTCAGGAAATAAGTGTGATAGGGGATGTTACGAATCATATTTTACAATTTAGTGGGGAAACTAGTTTTACAGTAGTTCAATCAGTTGATATGGGCGCTAGTGAAGTAGTTACAACGCAAGTGTATGATGAAGTAGTGGATTTAGTGGATGGAATCGGATTTTATAGTGACAATCAGTTAACCATGATTCAATCAGGAATACTTTGTTCTGTTTATTCTACAGAACTTACAAAAGAAGAAATGATGGATGTTATAAATAGTTTGCAGGTATCTTCTATCAAATAA
- the alr gene encoding alanine racemase codes for MFYRDSYTVIDCPKLVSNVHHLHEHVQKDLMAVVKADAYGCGYKEISLALHDLDYVRVFAVATLKEAVKLRMAGVSKDILILGAIVKEKEELILASQHDISLTVFSLEYAREIISCLEGRKVKVHVKIDTGMHRIGIMDKEEYQQVIALLEENNFEIAGVFTHFATADDNEKEYLKQRDTFYEIIGDAPYQYIHCENSAAMMYQKDDQSNLARLGIAMYGVDPAGQESDELKQIVSLYTRITMVKQIQAGDYVGYGYTYQAKESEYIATLPIGYADGIIRKNQGRYVYINGKYYQIVGRVCMDQMMVRVDETIQVGDKVEIFGDHISLARMAKELDTIPYEIMCLISKRVERVYK; via the coding sequence ATGTTTTATAGAGATAGCTATACAGTAATTGATTGTCCCAAACTAGTAAGTAATGTTCATCATTTACATGAACATGTACAAAAAGATTTAATGGCTGTAGTAAAAGCAGATGCTTATGGTTGTGGTTATAAAGAGATTTCCTTAGCTTTGCATGATTTAGACTATGTTCGTGTTTTTGCAGTAGCAACATTGAAAGAAGCAGTGAAACTAAGAATGGCTGGAGTGAGTAAGGATATCCTTATTTTAGGTGCTATTGTAAAAGAAAAAGAAGAACTTATCTTAGCAAGTCAACATGATATTTCTTTAACTGTTTTTTCTTTAGAATATGCTAGAGAAATTATTAGTTGTTTAGAGGGTAGAAAAGTAAAAGTTCACGTAAAGATTGATACCGGGATGCATCGTATTGGTATTATGGATAAAGAGGAATACCAACAAGTAATAGCATTATTAGAAGAGAATAATTTTGAAATAGCAGGAGTATTTACTCATTTTGCAACAGCGGATGATAATGAAAAAGAATATTTAAAACAAAGAGATACTTTTTATGAAATAATAGGGGATGCTCCTTATCAATATATTCATTGTGAAAATTCAGCAGCAATGATGTATCAAAAAGATGATCAAAGTAATTTAGCAAGATTAGGAATTGCAATGTATGGAGTTGATCCAGCTGGTCAAGAAAGTGATGAATTAAAACAAATTGTTTCTTTGTATACTAGAATAACAATGGTAAAACAAATTCAAGCAGGTGATTATGTTGGTTATGGTTATACGTATCAAGCAAAAGAAAGTGAATATATTGCAACATTACCAATCGGATATGCTGATGGAATTATTCGTAAGAATCAAGGAAGATATGTCTATATTAATGGGAAGTATTATCAAATAGTAGGTCGTGTTTGTATGGATCAAATGATGGTTCGTGTGGATGAAACGATTCAAGTAGGGGATAAGGTAGAAATATTTGGTGATCATATTAGTTTAGCACGTATGGCAAAAGAACTAGACACAATACCTTATGAAATCATGTGTTTGATTTCAAAAAGAGTAGAAAGAGTATATAAATAA
- the galE gene encoding UDP-glucose 4-epimerase GalE: MKVLVTGGIGYIGSHTCVELLNQGHEVVIVDNLYNAKIEVLSYIKKITNKEVTFYEVDVCDYDAMKEIFAKESIDSIIHFAGYKAVGESVSKPVEYYTNNIYSTLILTRLMKEYDCKKFVFSSSATVYGDPDVVPIVETAKLGPTTNPYGTSKLMLEKILTDIQAANPDWTIILLRYFNPIGGHSSGLLGEDPKGIPNNLMPYIMKVANKDLACLGVFGDDYNTPDGTGVRDYIHVVDLGVGHVKALENIANDGVHIYNLGTGIGYSVLDVINTFEKVNGVPVPYKIQPRRAGDIAECYADSSKALEDLGWQATKTLEDMCKDAWNYVLSQK; encoded by the coding sequence ATGAAAGTATTAGTTACAGGTGGTATTGGGTATATAGGTAGTCATACTTGTGTTGAGTTATTAAATCAAGGACACGAGGTTGTTATCGTAGATAATTTATATAATGCTAAGATAGAGGTATTATCTTATATTAAGAAAATTACAAATAAAGAAGTTACTTTTTATGAAGTAGATGTTTGTGATTATGATGCTATGAAAGAGATTTTTGCAAAAGAATCAATCGATTCAATTATTCATTTTGCTGGATATAAAGCAGTTGGGGAATCTGTAAGTAAACCAGTAGAGTATTATACAAACAATATTTATAGTACATTAATTTTAACTCGTTTAATGAAAGAGTATGATTGTAAAAAGTTTGTCTTTTCATCTAGTGCAACTGTTTATGGTGATCCTGATGTTGTACCTATTGTTGAAACTGCAAAATTAGGACCAACTACAAATCCTTATGGAACAAGTAAGTTAATGTTAGAAAAAATTCTAACAGATATTCAAGCAGCTAATCCTGATTGGACTATTATTTTATTAAGATATTTTAATCCAATTGGTGGACATAGTTCTGGATTATTAGGAGAAGATCCTAAAGGGATTCCTAATAACTTAATGCCTTATATTATGAAAGTAGCAAATAAAGACTTAGCATGTTTAGGAGTCTTTGGTGATGATTATAATACTCCTGATGGTACTGGAGTTAGAGATTATATTCATGTTGTAGATTTAGGTGTTGGCCATGTAAAAGCATTAGAAAATATTGCTAATGATGGTGTTCATATTTATAACTTAGGTACTGGTATTGGTTATAGCGTTTTAGATGTTATCAACACTTTTGAAAAAGTAAATGGTGTACCTGTTCCTTATAAGATTCAACCTAGACGTGCTGGAGATATTGCTGAATGTTACGCAGATTCATCAAAAGCATTGGAAGATTTAGGTTGGCAAGCAACTAAAACATTAGAAGATATGTGTAAAGATGCTTGGAATTATGTTTTAAGTCAAAAATAA
- a CDS encoding ImmA/IrrE family metallo-endopeptidase, which yields MTDEEIQQILDDYNICYVVGNLPSSSKAFTFCHGDRYLVVVSEQCSSTQQRLSLVHELKHIIKGHFQGGFEEVEILEKEAKQ from the coding sequence ATGACGGATGAAGAAATTCAACAAATACTAGATGATTATAATATTTGTTATGTAGTTGGTAATTTACCTTCTTCTTCAAAAGCATTTACTTTTTGCCATGGTGATCGTTACCTAGTGGTAGTTAGCGAACAATGTTCCTCCACACAACAAAGACTTAGTCTTGTTCATGAATTAAAACATATAATCAAAGGCCATTTCCAAGGTGGTTTTGAGGAAGTAGAAATATTAGAAAAAGAAGCAAAACAATAA
- a CDS encoding helix-turn-helix domain-containing protein encodes MELKDVMKLKMQQLNLNNQQLAKRANLNPSTISRYLTGEISSIRGDKLRKVADALECDVRELTGGHVSDEYLGDYQENINYLSDRPELASLYNDIVDNENLKLLFDKSRTLSPSDLEKVLVIINTFIKEDNQ; translated from the coding sequence ATGGAACTAAAAGATGTGATGAAATTAAAAATGCAACAATTAAATTTAAACAATCAACAACTAGCCAAACGTGCTAACTTAAACCCTAGTACTATTTCTCGTTATTTAACTGGTGAAATTAGTAGCATCCGTGGTGATAAGCTTAGAAAAGTTGCTGATGCACTGGAATGTGATGTTCGTGAATTAACAGGCGGGCATGTAAGTGATGAATATTTAGGTGATTACCAAGAAAATATAAATTATCTTTCTGATAGACCTGAACTTGCTAGTCTATATAACGATATCGTAGATAATGAAAATCTAAAGCTATTATTTGATAAATCGAGAACATTATCTCCTAGTGATTTAGAAAAGGTGCTTGTTATTATTAATACATTTATTAAAGAGGATAATCAATAA
- a CDS encoding pyridoxal phosphate-dependent aminotransferase, with product MNVLDLLNDVKKEAVDYVPGGTPLPPIPEGITKCKLDANENQFGPSPKVVEALKGYLDDMYLYPANQITPTRNAIANNLGFEPNNIVMGTGSSSLICAVADLFFNPGDEMVLSTPTYIAYTLLESRYGITPVCVDNKNFASDVHGMLASITPKTKIAVIVNPNNPTGAKVSNEDMRYFMENVPEHVITVVDEAYFEWVDDKEHISMMEYVKAGKNVIVLRTFSKLYGLAGLRLGYAVTTPEIQQHLVKLEFNYGANRLVLQGAQIAIKDEEYIAASINNNTVGRNYISNALKSFGFDIVESSASFVYFNPHRDTQKFILDLNQYGVIIRGFGPTYVRVSIGRPEQNEQFVKAVEAILAKK from the coding sequence ATGAATGTACTTGATTTATTAAATGATGTTAAAAAAGAAGCCGTAGATTATGTTCCTGGAGGAACTCCTCTACCACCGATACCTGAAGGTATCACTAAGTGCAAACTTGACGCAAATGAAAACCAATTCGGCCCATCTCCAAAAGTGGTCGAAGCTTTAAAAGGTTATCTTGATGATATGTATCTATACCCTGCAAATCAAATCACACCTACTAGAAACGCTATTGCAAATAATTTAGGGTTTGAACCTAATAATATAGTAATGGGAACTGGATCTAGTTCTTTAATTTGTGCTGTTGCTGATTTGTTCTTTAATCCAGGTGATGAGATGGTATTATCAACCCCTACTTATATCGCTTATACTTTATTAGAATCACGTTATGGAATTACTCCTGTATGTGTTGATAATAAAAACTTTGCTAGCGATGTCCATGGTATGCTTGCCAGCATTACTCCAAAAACAAAAATTGCTGTTATCGTAAATCCTAATAACCCTACTGGAGCGAAAGTTTCGAATGAAGATATGAGATACTTTATGGAAAATGTTCCTGAGCATGTTATTACTGTTGTAGATGAAGCATATTTTGAGTGGGTAGATGATAAAGAACATATATCAATGATGGAATATGTAAAAGCCGGAAAGAATGTAATTGTCTTACGAACATTCTCTAAACTGTATGGTTTAGCAGGATTACGTTTAGGATATGCAGTGACTACACCTGAAATTCAACAACATTTAGTGAAGTTAGAATTTAACTATGGTGCGAATCGTTTGGTTTTACAAGGAGCACAAATTGCTATCAAAGATGAAGAATATATTGCTGCATCTATTAATAATAATACAGTTGGTAGAAACTATATTAGTAATGCTCTAAAATCTTTTGGTTTTGATATTGTAGAATCTTCTGCAAGCTTTGTCTATTTCAATCCACATCGTGATACTCAAAAGTTTATTTTAGACTTAAATCAATATGGTGTTATTATCAGAGGCTTTGGTCCTACTTATGTTCGTGTGAGTATTGGTCGTCCAGAACAAAATGAACAATTTGTAAAAGCAGTAGAAGCAATTCTTGCAAAAAAATAA
- a CDS encoding ABC transporter permease subunit, producing the protein MKNIYLLTVFQLKNNKKLIIGWTVALFSMMFLYMILFPYCQDMATVKMETMPEELFQLFGMDSMSDLADFVTYFGMIYNILLVAISIFAVSFGANCIASEERNKTIEFLYSLEVSRLDIYISKFLMAYISLMIVIMATISSAILCGFINGGETFVLMDVLTIMKLSSLTPFVFLGLGVMLSGISGKISGAMIGSIVVLFSYMCGFISTLATKLDWFVYLSPFELFSPTNALSFDSTFIMQLLAYLLLLGVFVFIGGYVYKQRDYHI; encoded by the coding sequence ATGAAAAACATTTATTTATTAACAGTATTTCAACTTAAAAATAATAAGAAACTTATTATTGGTTGGACTGTTGCTTTATTTAGTATGATGTTTTTATATATGATTTTGTTTCCTTATTGTCAAGATATGGCTACTGTAAAGATGGAGACAATGCCAGAGGAGTTATTTCAGTTGTTTGGTATGGATAGTATGAGTGATTTAGCTGATTTTGTTACTTATTTTGGGATGATATATAATATATTATTGGTTGCTATTAGTATTTTTGCTGTTAGCTTTGGAGCAAATTGTATTGCTAGTGAAGAAAGAAATAAAACAATAGAATTCTTATATTCTTTAGAAGTTAGTCGTCTTGATATCTATATTTCTAAATTTTTAATGGCTTATATTTCATTAATGATTGTTATTATGGCTACTATTAGTTCTGCTATTCTATGTGGGTTTATTAATGGTGGTGAGACTTTTGTATTAATGGATGTGTTAACAATTATGAAATTATCTAGTTTAACTCCTTTTGTATTCTTAGGCTTAGGAGTGATGTTATCTGGTATTTCAGGAAAGATATCTGGTGCAATGATTGGTAGTATTGTTGTTTTGTTTAGTTATATGTGTGGATTTATTTCTACTTTAGCAACTAAATTAGATTGGTTTGTTTATTTAAGCCCTTTTGAGTTGTTTAGTCCAACGAATGCTTTATCATTTGATTCAACTTTCATAATGCAATTATTAGCTTATTTATTATTACTAGGTGTATTTGTATTCATAGGAGGTTATGTTTATAAACAAAGAGATTATCATATATAA
- a CDS encoding ABC transporter ATP-binding protein — translation MKIIVNNLTKTFDECIAVDDLSFTIEKGTIVGFVGKNGAGKSTTIRCLMDFIHPSKGSCHFDHLDANKNAKKVRDFVGYMPSDTMFYPHITSRALFEFVINIGNHGLDTLDFLANYFELDLDKKIAELSLGNRKKVSIIQLLLKDKDVLILDEPTNGLDPFMQEKFFQLLLKEKEKGKTIFLSSHNLSEIEKYCDRALIIKDGKIVEDIDMLDVSVSQVQIVSYLTSDNKEVSYEYSGNPNDLIKELALLDLSYLEIRKKTVEESFIQYYKEEE, via the coding sequence ATGAAAATAATCGTTAATAATTTAACTAAAACTTTTGATGAATGTATCGCAGTAGATGATCTTAGTTTTACAATAGAAAAAGGAACTATTGTTGGTTTTGTTGGTAAAAATGGTGCTGGAAAAAGCACTACTATTCGTTGTTTAATGGACTTTATTCATCCAAGCAAAGGATCTTGTCATTTTGATCACTTAGATGCTAATAAAAACGCTAAAAAAGTAAGAGATTTTGTTGGATATATGCCTAGTGATACGATGTTTTATCCCCATATTACTAGTCGTGCTTTATTTGAGTTCGTAATCAATATTGGTAATCATGGATTGGATACACTAGACTTTTTAGCAAATTATTTTGAATTAGATTTGGATAAGAAAATAGCAGAACTAAGTTTAGGTAATCGTAAGAAAGTTTCGATTATTCAATTGTTATTAAAAGATAAAGATGTTCTTATTTTAGATGAACCTACCAATGGTTTAGATCCTTTTATGCAAGAAAAGTTCTTTCAATTGTTATTAAAGGAAAAAGAAAAAGGAAAGACTATCTTTTTATCAAGTCATAACCTTAGTGAAATAGAAAAATATTGTGATCGTGCTTTAATTATTAAAGATGGAAAAATTGTGGAAGATATCGATATGTTAGATGTTAGTGTATCACAAGTACAAATTGTTAGTTATCTTACTAGTGATAATAAAGAAGTTAGTTATGAGTATAGTGGAAACCCTAATGATTTAATAAAAGAATTAGCTTTGTTAGATTTATCTTATTTAGAAATAAGGAAGAAAACAGTAGAAGAGTCTTTTATTCAATATTATAAGGAGGAAGAATAA
- a CDS encoding GNAT family N-acetyltransferase, with amino-acid sequence MEIIEGYPYVEEIKGLIQEYLIELDRDLSFQDIASEFNNLPKKYPALFVARKEDKVIGCVAYQVLSNERCEMKRLFVKKEYRNEKIGALLVETIISKAIKEGYHEMVLDTIEPLQSAIHLYHSYGFMETTGYYDNPMDDVIYMMKELT; translated from the coding sequence ATGGAAATTATTGAAGGTTATCCATATGTGGAAGAAATTAAAGGATTGATTCAAGAGTATTTGATTGAACTAGATCGTGATTTATCTTTTCAAGATATAGCAAGTGAATTTAATAATCTACCAAAAAAATATCCTGCATTGTTTGTTGCTAGAAAAGAGGATAAGGTGATTGGATGTGTGGCTTATCAAGTGTTGAGTAATGAGCGATGTGAGATGAAACGACTTTTTGTAAAAAAAGAATATCGAAACGAAAAGATAGGGGCTTTGTTAGTAGAAACAATCATTTCAAAAGCAATCAAAGAAGGTTATCATGAAATGGTTTTAGATACGATAGAACCATTACAAAGTGCCATTCATTTGTATCATTCTTATGGTTTTATGGAAACAACTGGGTACTATGATAACCCAATGGATGATGTGATTTATATGATGAAGGAACTTACTTAG